Proteins from a genomic interval of Colletotrichum higginsianum IMI 349063 chromosome 6, whole genome shotgun sequence:
- a CDS encoding Methyltransferase → MPTLTEISEVVGGLVGPWVFLSYSFYYLPGTVLRLLRSADFATLTSPSRLQDAWFSAFWAWAGPNIREGNSDRMVALLEGRVTHGDVVEDPVHPPVSGVVLEIGPGSGLWVDLFSKRGEKPDASRNGGGGGGGSSSRNGGVRRRVAEGVTKVYGVEPNTEVHPALKKRVHDAGIDGTYEIVPTGIESLSDPTAWGGKIEKGSVDCIVSILCLCSIPEPERNINELYSYLKKGGRWYLFEHVKATHSWPIRLYQRVVNLVWPRALNGCQLCRSTEKTLRSAGPWHDIDVLQPPSEPWFQVVPHILGTLTK, encoded by the exons ATGCCCACTCTCACCGAGATATCCgaagtcgtcggcggcctcgtcggccccTGGGTCTTCCTCTCCTACTCCTTCTACTACCTGCCCGGCAccgtcctccgcctcctccgctcCGCCGACTTCGCTACCCTGACGTCCCCGTCCCGCCTCCAGGACGCCTGGTTCTCCGCCTTCTGGGCCTGGGCCGGCCCCAACATTCGCGAGGGCAACTCGGACCGCATggtcgccctgctcgagggcCGCGTCACCcatggcgacgtcgtcgaggatcCCGTCCATCCGCCCGTCAGCGGCGTCGTGCTGGAGATCGGGCCCGGGTCCGGCTTGTGGGTGGACCTCTTTTCGAAGCGCGGCGAGAAGCCTGACGCGTCCCGgaatggcggcggcggcggcggcggcagcagcagcagaaaTGGTGGCGTGAGACGCAgggtcgccgagggcgtgaCCAAGGTCTACGGCGTGGAGCCCAACACCGAAGTCCACCCCGCCCTCAAGAAGCGGGTGCATGACGCCGGGATCGATGGCACGTATGAGATCGTCCCCACGGGCATCGAGTCGCTCTCCGACCCAACGGCGTGGGGCGGCAAGATCGAGAAGGGCAGCGTCGACTGCATCGTCTCCATTCTCTGCCTTTGCAGCATTCCCGAGCCTGAGAGGAACATCAACGAACTGTATTCGTATCTGAAGAAGGGCGGACGCTGGTATTTGTTTGAACACGTCAAGGCGACACACAGCTGGCCCATCCGGCTTTATCAAC GTGTCGTTAACCTCGTCTGGCCGCGCGCCTTGAATGGCTGTCAGCTATGTCGCAGCACGGAAAAGACATTGAGGTCCGCTGGACCCTGGCATGACATTGACGTCTTGCAGCCCCCGTCCGAGCCGTGGTTTCAAGTGGTGCCGCACATCCTCGGAACACTCACCAAGTAA
- a CDS encoding Het domain protein, which produces MSHQAVANSRVASAWSAGEHESAVPQKTSVDASARTDEASRDLAYQFLRTNRTARRVVFVDDDYSVTPTRCASSRDRVTFSFESTRPESRRHSSFELGTTSGLAYRVKEQPNNPRKHQRGSPSLDDVEEQMDSTEERHCKRVSGDSGYGSDSRRRRREQRRADSDAQRVNIEMLSNKSKVVVTSCPASDSDSDETLGIPRRPRRRLRRHSLAAATETISDATSVAPNEHQQSVVETTGLTRSPSHSPKGLRRVKGTTTLRPEIDPQPRPPRPGIKTTTEPNTCVSNSPQARIPSLLLKTSTWSPTSQGTARPMVQRQPRPVSGPPALPVNGHSTAVPKLVFSSVEEQYEVFNESGDESSVESGMFSVPNSPIEPFQLDDDDPFVPHLDAVVTFAFDRFRDWQARQRGQSGMQEGRSQARRVSFNTNDSGRSSRKRSHSGLPDDPASDDDIQLVPGHKRPKVPAPPARTLACPFWKKDPENHRQCYKKVLSKIKYVKTHLYRFHAAPITCPCCGAEFQSEDVRDEHLRARRCEVVEPVCIANRGGLAPGRMRQVSKRADPRHTEEEQWFVIWDTIFPNTPRPSSAYIDGVLSEDVCSFHEFLANSGNDIVVGYFSAHDPDFARGDRASLYERFVRDGVLERIYEEWAARRGLRQPPHDAIDLTPPQSDPTESENPSRASSAHGNSFSQGPSQTRPAEDIQPVPATDLQFAGQGFGEFDFGIGLRYDSREQDLLLDDLESMFSGADQQHGWGGPSATSSMK; this is translated from the coding sequence ATGAGTCACCAAGCAGTCGCAAACAGCCGTGTGGCGAGTGCCTGGTCTGCGGGAGAGCACGAGAGTGCTGTACCCCAGAAAACGTCTGTTGACGCATCAGCACGAACCGACGAGGCTTCCAGGGACCTGGCTTATCAGTTTCTTAGAACGAACCGCACCGCTCGCCGTGTGGtgttcgtcgacgacgattACTCCGTCACACCCACCAGATGCGCGTCATCAAGAGATCGCGTCACCTTCTCCTTCGAATCTACTCGGCCCGAAAGCCGGCGTCACTCGTCCTTCGAGCTGGGGACAACCTCGGGCCTGGCGTACCGCGTCAAAGAACAGCCCAACAATCCGAGGAAGCATCAGCGGGGGAGCCCTTCGCTCGATGACGTGGAAGAACAGATGGATTCTACGGAGGAGAGGCACTGCAAGAGGGTTTCGGGCGACTCGGGCTATGGCTCCGACtcacggcgtcgacgccgcgagCAAAGACGAGCTGATTCCGATGCGCAGAGAGTCAACATTGAGATGCTCTCCAACAAGTCCAAGGTGGTTGTCACGAGCTGCCCGGCATCCGACTCCGACAGCGACGAGACCTTGGGCATCCCTAGACGGCCCAGGAGACGCCTCCGACGGCACAGCTTGGCAGCAGCCACCGAGACCATCAGCGATGCGACATCGGTGGCACCAAATGAGCACCAGCAATCAGTCGTGGAGACTACTGGTCTGACACGTTCTCCATCCCATTCGCCCAAAGGATTACGACGAGTCAAAGGGACAACTACTTTGCGGCCAGAGATCGATCCTCAGCCTCGGCCACCGAGGCCGGGGATCAAGACCACGACCGAACCCAACACCTGTGTTTCGAACAGCCCTCAAGCCCGCATACCaagcctcctcctcaagaCCTCGACGTGGTCTCCTACCAGCCAAGGCACAGCTCGACCCATGGTCCAGAGACAGCCGCGGCCGGTATCTGGACCGCCCGCATTGCCCGTAAACGGGCATTCAACGGCCGTGCCGAAACTGGTGTTCTCGTCCGTCGAAGAGCAGTACGAAGTGTTCAACGAAAGCGGCGATGAGTCCTCTGTGGAATCCGGCATGTTCTCGGTACCGAATTCCCCGATTGAGCCCTTTCAacttgatgacgatgatcCGTTCGTGCCGCACTTGGATGCTGTCGTCACCTTCGCGTTCGACCGTTTCAGAGACTGGCAAGCCCGGCAAAGGGGGCAAAGTGGAATGCAGGAAGGACGAAGTCAGGCTCGACGGGTCAGCTTCAACACGAATGACTCTGGCCGCTCTTCGAGAAAGCGATCGCACTCCGGCCTCCCCGATGACCCTGCTTCAGACGACGACATCCAGCTGGTTCCAGGACACAAGAGGCCGAAGGTCCCCGCGCCTCCTGCGAGGACGCTCGCCTGTCCCTTCTGGAAGAAAGACCCCGAAAACCACCGGCAGTGCTACAAGAAGGTCCTCAGCAAGATCAAATACGTCAAGACCCATCTGTACCGCTTCCATGCCGCCCCGATCACCTGCCCCTGTTGCGGTGCCGAGTTCCAGAGCGAGGATGTGCGAGACGAGCACCTGCGGGCCAGGCGCTGCGAGGTCGTGGAGCCGGTCTGCATCGCGAACCGCGGGGGCTTGGCTCCCGGGCGGATGAGGCAGGTCTCGAAACGAGCGGATCCGAGGCACACCGAAGAGGAGCAGTGGTTCGTGATTTGGGACACCATCTTCCCCAACACCCCGCGTCCCTCCTCGGCCTacatcgacggcgtcctctCCGAAGACGTCTGCAGCTTCCACGAATTCCTCGCCAACTCTGGCAACGACATTGTCGTCGGCTACTTCAGCGCCCACGACCCCGACTTCGCACGCGGAGACAGGGCAAGCCTGTACGAACGCTTCGTCAGGGACGGGGTGCTCGAGAGGATCTACGAGGAGTGGGCCGCCCGGAGGGGCCTGCGGCAGCCGCCCCACGACGCAATCGACCTCACGCCGCCGCAGTCGGATCCCACCGAGTCCGAGAACCCGAGCcgcgcgtcctcggcgcaCGGGAACTCGTTCTCACAAGGACCCTCGCAGACGCGCCCGGCGGAGGACATCCAGCCCGTGCCGGCGACCGACCTGCAGTTCGCCGGCCAGGGGTTCGGGGAGTTCGACTTCGGGATCGGCTTGCGCTACGACTCGCGCGAGCAggaccttctcctcgacgacctcgagagTATGTTTTCCGGCGCGGACCAGCAGCACGGCTGGGGAGgcccctcggcgacgtcgtccatGAAGTAG
- a CDS encoding WD repeat domain-containing protein translates to MQARLFARSTGELSPDGFARATTSELVRSFGAAAHHRFDGEGAEPEPEGRRVSIWAHRIGVNALALDKFDGRLLLSGGADGSLKLWDLHQEGNARASHIFRPVANVARSVGEGANAHKHGITHLAFYPFDAEAFLSSSFDRSIKLWSTQRMTVSANFDLNANIYTHATSPVANHLLVACATQHSSVRLIDLRSGSSVRSLVAHGGAVLSAVWSPRHEHALATGHVDGKVRVWDIRRASGLVGQLDQEDSLGVVHRFDHAVASGLDWNHVPHFRTSARAHNEGVNGLVWTDDGKYIVSAGLDRRIRVWDAATGANTLASFGSIVQNRQPKTVDMFVTPARLTPIRHDLLFYPNEQEILVLDLHEGTLVSRLRVPGLSRAAASQGSGSGLNVKNRTMSMVWRGSGGHGLHNGPVMGGGSSFGAVYTAHLDGQIRPWMPLLPGSDEDDAAPDPQDADEEEKTRKRKALDDAFRSLMGRQVTFN, encoded by the exons ATGCAGGCCCGTCTGTTTGCCCGCTCAACGGGTGAGCTGAGCCCGGACGGATTCGCGCGAGCCACGACCTCGGAGCTCGTCCGGTCTtttggcgccgccgcccaccacCGAttcgacggcgagggcgccgaacCCGAACCGGAAGGCCGCCGTGTATCCATCTGGGCTCACCGCATTGGCGTCAATGCCCTGGCTCTCGACAAATTCGATGGCCGCCT CCTTCTTTCCGGCGGCGCAGACGGCTCTCTGAAGCTTTGGGATCTTCATCAAGAGGGAAACGCGCGTGCGTCTCACATATTTCGTCCCGTCGCCAATGTCGCCCGCTCTGTGGGGGAAGGGGCTAACGCCCACAAACACGGCATCACCCACCTCGCATTTTACCCCTTTGATGCAGAGGCGTTTCTCTCCAGCTCATTCGATCGTTCAATCAAGTTATGGTCCACTCAGCGCATGACCGTCTCGGCCAACTTTGACCTGAACGCCAACATCTACACTCACGCAACCAGCCCTGTCGCTAACCACCTCTTGGTTGCATGCGCAACCCAACATTCATCAGTTCGCCTGATCGATCTTAGATCCGGATCTTCTGTTCGATCTCTTGTGGCACACGGAGGTGCTGTTCTCTCGGCAGTCTGGAGCCCCCGTCACGAGCACGCCCTCGCCACAGGCCACGTCGATGGAAAAGTTCGCGTGTGGGACATCCGGCGCGCCTCTGGCTTGGTCGGCCAGCTCGATCAAGAAGACAGTCTCGGAGTCGTACACCGCTTCGACCATGCCGTGGCATCTGGACTTGATTGGAACCATGTTCCTCATTTCCGCACCTCGGCTCGTGCACACAACGAAGGCGTGAACGGCTTGGTATggaccgacgacggcaagtACATCGTGTCAGCCGGCCTCGACCGTCGAATCCGCGTGTGGGATGCCGCTACAGGCGCAAATACGCTTGCCAGTTTCGGCTCCATCGTACAAAACCGACAACCCAAGACGGTCGATATGTTCGTCACGCCCGCCCGGCTGACTCCGATACGTCACGACCTCCTGTTTTACCCAAACGAGCAGGAGATATTGGTCTTAGATCTTCACGAAGGCACCTTGGTATCTCGCTTACGTGTGCCTGGGCTGTCCCGAGCGGCTGCAAGTCAGGGCAGTGGCAGCGGTCTAAACGTGAAAAACCGGACCATGAGCATGGTATGGCGTGGCAGCGGTGGCCATGGGCTTCACAACGGCCCCGTGATGGGTGGTGGGAGTTCCTTTGGCGCAGTCTACACCGCTCACTTGGACGGCCAGATACGGCCCTGGATGCCACTGTTGCCCGGATccgatgaagacgatgcagCCCCTGATCCCCAAGATGcagacgaggaagagaaaaCACGCAAGCGCAAAGCCCTCGATGATGCCTTCAGAAGTTTAATGGGCAGACAGGTTACATTCAACTGA
- a CDS encoding Membrane protein codes for MEFQRVDDESEMEDQTEASELGPVQPPAAEAKRSLRHANVYDAVAGRITFESKSDAAVKDGKRPDTNAKPPKLSRHPVNASALAPEEVLFRRKAAPERFAEFDLYMAHERNLLADSPATLPDSDLLKSIHSYTSHFYSALGGAERNPSYQVGRRNIDERSMDESALLAFGILLEEAGRDVLGNKGDMVFTEGLEISSNANPSSDSRTTADPPSQPLAAHSSPHQSSVDFIDHGSWKRAPKRRKFTTDLDDF; via the exons ATGGAATTTCAAAGAGTTGATGACGAATCGGAAATGGAAGACCAGACTGAAGCGAGCGAGCTGGGTCCCGTTCAACCTCCGGCAGCCGAAGCCAAGCGCTCGCTGCGCCATGCTAACGTCTACGATGCCGTCGCAG GTCGGATCACTTTTGAGAGCAAATCggatgccgccgtcaaggacgGGAAGAGGCCCGACACCAATGCCAAACCGCCCAAGCTGAGCAGACATCCCGTCAACGCTTCTGCCCTGGCCCCCGAGGAGGTGCTGTTTCGCCGCAAGGCCGCACCTGAGCGCTTTGCCGAGTTCGATCTCTACATGGCGCACGAGCGGAACCTGTTGGCTGACAGCCCTGCAACGCTGCCAGACTCTGACCTCCTCAAGTCCATCCACTCATACACCAGCCACTTCTACTCTGCCCTGGGCGGTGCCGAGCGCAATCCCTCGTACCAAGTCGGCCGCCGAAACATTGATGAGAGAAGCATGGACGAGTCGGCTCTGCTGGCCTTTGGCATTCTGCTTGAGGAAGCCGGCAGAGATGTATTGGGAAACAAAGGAGACATGGTCTTCACTGAAGGCCTGGAAATCTCCTCAAACGCCAACCCATCTTCGGACTCACGCACTACCGCCGACCCCCCGAGTCAACCTCTGGCCGCTCACTCGAGCCCCCATCAGTCGTCTGTTGACTTCATCGACCATGGCTCATGGAAAAGGGCTCCCAAACGCCGAAAATTTACGACCGATCTCGACGACTTCTAG
- a CDS encoding C6 zinc finger domain-containing protein: protein MDPPGQPDNKRPRLSSTNSWSPQHQQLPPLHHPPPPPPPPSSSHPSTPHQAHTLPPHHPSQQQQQPAPYNNHQPQPPYPPRSVEPHHPSHAAPQHHHPDDRRHHDQEPPYAPMQDHYRHPPSPAHPHYPPYHNSNNNRDPGSVKREPHEENLPHPRRPHSTGGGAPPDGLPPPPHSAPPHPSHQPHQSYPDDSRRHMSYDGGPQQMPPTPGGYRGSYPPPPMAQSQPPPPPPPPQHYEQPPQYQAPPESIYNNIQYSSTAKRKATRASQACDSCRQLKAKCDETKPCKSCREKGVECKYRDPIPKAIDKGQTDILEAISEMKCAMEAKFEAQIDAQQRWMKKLENTLKMHNIKIEPEMQPADHSPVHQKSIVKSPSPVAAADADAAAAAAPMLERYPPPAPDVDMDEPQPMAVGETDLPQQMHEAEDADYHSPPGEPVAPGAPSIPANHTTRADMLLSWPGIKEMTQGILEREGVRFPQEYPIAQEEKRGVLRLYGRGEGSGQEKTTPATNATAAAYERSNAAEAFGTVDAIDDNFSETGNSPSPGEAWGQVGGLSPPTSVGYTSGTLVGDGHPDFSEETVKSYVHSFEKHILSLHPILPLGDLRSLVKRFLDSLAQTEKKTKPSAPGVAKFVPPTNFSEMSNKRKRSPAGDQPDEPAPLPRKPGRPHRTIENALVLVILALGKICQHESKIPDLPRDFPEHNHNSPANRNGYPSSPGAQASPPSYSAHSQSSGLPSPKEQNNSLPSRRHSMQGTSALKTGQSLRRNYDIIPGLEYFAYASDIMGNHMAGWTMKHAQTFIFAGLYYGQLGRVLESDAMFFNAARALNMIMRRDMSRFFKMGVYNPPEKKRDNLILLAFWSCLQLENDIIAELELPRSRCQDYEEQMPWPNMALMDADFSVRVRDSYIGQLYLRKTLNTIHTLLYDPKEQHVSVYDKMRKVQALEQQLRSMTWVSNDFRFNEEDPPAVDLLDARLRAKYWGARVIIYRPFIRFILEVSERLKQRSDDSGMLNKENVAAIGAFNPHDASALVGQGSHGIRGHDELDPEVKAWAERGIKALIQSTRAFHGVDSKRLLVTNIFGTAHAQWGNLLILAAAYKDPYLHRLIERTQLQELFRKTIDMLNMHAQSSSALAIDMHILQHIEKELFFNEPRVGSGSFSSSASMTGPTIPPPPPPPTHHNQGPMSMSYAVEPNHHSAHNSPSQGPRILSNGSGHPPNHAQSYHGHAVYPAQPGQQPMQM from the exons ATGGATCCTCCGGGGCAGCCTGATAACAAACGCCCCCGTCTGTCGAGTACCAACTCGTGGTCACCGCAGCATCAACAACTACCGCCACTccaccacccgccgccgccgcctccgcctccatcctcctcgcacCCGTCGACGCCTCACCAGGCCCATACTCTGCCGCCTCATCACCcctcgcagcagcagcagcagcccgcGCCATATAACAACCaccagccgcagccgccctATCCTCCTCGTTCCGTCGAGCCTCACCACCCTTCCCACGCGGCGCCccaacaccatcaccccGACGACCGACGACACCATGACCAAGAGCCTCCCTACGCGCCGATGCAGGACCACTACCGACACCCGCCCTCGCCTGCCCACCCTCACTACCCTCCTTACCACAACAGCAATAACAACAGAGACCCCGGCAGCGTGAAGAGGGAGCCGCACGAAGAGAACCTCCCCCACCCGCGACGCCCGCACtcgaccggcggcggcgcgccgccAGACGGCCTACCTCCCCCGCCGcactcggcgccgcctcACCCTTCTCACCAACCTCATCAATCCTACCCCGACGACTCGAGACGACACATGAGCTACGACGGCGGGCCCCAGCAGATGCCCCCCACGCCGGGGGGCTACCGAGGCAGCTACCCCCCTCCGCCCATGGCCCAATCCcagccgccaccgccgcctcctcctccccagcaCTACGAACAACCGCCTCAGTACCAGGCTCCTCCAGAGTCCATCTATAACAATATCCAATACTCGTCCACCGCGAAGCGCAAGGCGACACGAGCCTCCCAG GCTTGCGATAGCTGTCGACAGCTCAAGGCGAAATGTGATGAAACCAAGCCTTGCAAAAGTTGCAGAGAGAAGGGTGTCGAGTGTAAATATCGCGACCCCATCCCAAAGGC GATCGACAAGGGACAGAccgacatcctcgaggccatctCCGAGATGAAGTGCGCCATGGAGGCCAAGTTCGAGGCCCAGATCGACGCCCAGCAGCGGTGGATGAAGAAGTTGGAAAACACGCTCAAGATGCACAACATCAAGATCGAACCCGAGATGCAGCCGGCAGACCACTCGCCTGTCCATCAGAAGTCCATTGTAAagtcgccatcgccggtcgccgccgctgacgccgacgccgccgccgccgccgcgcccatGCTCGAGAGGTATCCCCCGCCCGCGCCCGATGTGGACATGGACGAGCCGCAGCCCATGGCCGTGGGCGAGACGGACCTGCCCCAGCAGATGCACGAAGCCGAAGATGCCGATTACCACTCGCCGCCAGGAGAACCCGTGGCACCGGGCGCGCCGTCCATCCCCGCCAACCACACTACCCGAGCCGACATGCTGTTATCGTGGCCAGGCATCAAGGAGATGACCCAGGGCATATTGGAGAGGGAGGGCGTCAGGTTCCCCCAGGAGTATCCCATCGCccaggaggagaagcgcggAGTCTTGCGCCTGtacggccgaggcgagggcAGCGGCCAAGAGAAAACGACCCCAGCCACCAatgccacggccgccgcATACGAACGGagcaacgccgccgaggcgtTTGGCActgtcgacgccatcgacgacaacTTTTCCGAGACGGGCAACTCACCCTCGCCGGGGGAGGCTTGGGGCCAGGTCGGAGGGCTCAGTCCGCCCACGAGTGTTGGCTACACCAGCGGcaccctcgtcggcgacggccatcCGGACTTCTCCGAAGAGACGGTCAAGTCGTACGTGCACAGCTTCGAGAAGCACATCCTCAGCCTGCACCCCATCCTGCCGCTCGGCGACCTGAGGAGCCTGGTCAAGCGCTTCTTGGACAGCCTCGCGCAGaccgagaagaagacaaagcCTTCCGCTCCCGGCGTCGCCAAATTCGTGCCGCCGACAAACTTCTCGGAAATGTCAAACAAGCGGAAGCGCTCGCCCGCAGGCGACCAGCCCGACGAGCCTGCTCCGCTGCCCAGGAAGCCCGGCCGGCCGCACAGGACCATCGAGAACGCTCTTGTCTTggtcatcctcgccctcggcaagATCTGCCAGCACGAATCCAAGATCCCCGACCTGCCTCGAGACTTTCCCGAGCACAACCACAACTCGCCGGCCAACCGGAACGGATACCCGTCCTCCCCCGGCGCGCAGGCATCGCCCCCTTCCTACTCGGCGCACTCGCAGTCCTCGGGGCTGCCTTCGCCTAAGGAGCAGAACAACAGCCTGCCGAGCCGCCGGCATTCCATGCAGGGCACCAGCGCCCTCAAGACAGGCCAGTCCCTGAGGCGCAACTACGACATCATCCCGGGGCTGGAGTACTTCGCCTACGCCTCCGATATTATGGGCAACCACATGGCCGGATGGACTATGAAGCATGCGCAGACCTTCATCTTTGCTGGTCTGTACTACGGCCAGCTAGGTCGGGTTCTAGAAAGTGACGCTATGTTCTTTAACGCCGCCCGAGCACTGAATATGATTATGCGCCG CGACATGAGCCGCTTCTTTAAGATGGGAGTGTATAACCCTCCGGAAAAGAAGCGAGACAACCTTATTCTCCTCGCGTTCTGGAGCTGCCTGCAGTTGGAGAA CGATATCATTGCGGAGCTTGAACTCCCACGGTCAAGGTGTCAGGACTATGAAGAACAGATGCCCTGGCCCAACATGGCGCTCATGGACGCCGACTTCTCGGTCCGTGTCCGCGACTCTTACATCGGACAGCTGTACCTGCGCAAGACGCTCAACACCATCCACACGTTGCTGTACGATCCCAAAGAACAACACGTATCGGTGTACGATAAGATGAGAAAGGTCCAGGCCCTGGAGCAACAACTGCGAAGCATGACGTGGGTTTCCAATGACTTTAGGTTCAATGAGGAAGACCCCCCCGCGGTTGACCTGCTTGACGCGAGACTGCGCGCCAAGTACTGGGGCGCCCGGGTCATCATCTACCGGCCCTTCATCAGGTTCATCCTGGAGGTCTCGGAGAGGCTCAAGCAACGATCCGACGACTCGGGTATGCTGAACAAGGAaaacgtcgccgccatcggcgcctTCAACCCGCACGACGCCTCCGCTCTCGTGGGACAAGGCTCTCACGGCATCCGCGGAcacgacgagctcgacccGGAAGTGAAGGCTTGGGCCGAGAGAGGCATCAAGGCCCTCATCCAGAGCACCCGGGCTTTCCACGGCGTTGACAGCAAGCGACTCCTCGTGACCAACATCTTTGGCACAGCACATGC GCAATGGGGCAACCTCTTGATCTTGGCCGCCGCTTACAAAGACCCTTACCTCCATCGCCTCATCGAACGGACGCAGCTGCAGGAACTCTTTAGGAAGACCATTGACATGCTCAACATGCACGCCCAATCCTCCAGCGCGCTGGCCATCGACATGCACATCCTGCAGCACATCGAGAAGGAGCTCTTCTTCAACGAGCCCAGGGTCGGCTCCggcagcttctcgagctcggccagcaTGACGGGTCCAACCatcccgccgcctcctccgccgccgactcaCCACAACCAGGGCCCGATGTCCATGTCCTATGCTGTCGAGCCCAACCACCACAGCGCCCACAACTCCCCGAGCCAGGGCCCCCGTATCCTGAGCAACGGATCGGGGCACCCGCCGAACCACGCCCAGAGCTATCACGGCCACGCGGTATACCCCGCGCAGCCAGGCCAGCAGCCTATGCAGATGTAG
- a CDS encoding Autophagy protein 5, whose translation MASIPQALWSAQIPLHIIHPSHPNTPLITSLPRFSYLALLVPRCSSFFRAPVSAFHHEDLLLRNLPLGLLVDLYQPPLPWRLTVSDGDSWDIGDTFLNCVKEADFVRYGNAKRIMSLSKADTSALWNAVRDNDHASFAKINALLLNAPTPLRNVPLRVYIPSSPPPPPSSALAAPAAASSSPSPTPDSPPPAPAAAAADQPPSTGAFKVLQALVPPTVPGTRSTPQTLGRALQSHLPSLFPSSRDPVLANVVLHGSPVPFSAPLEDLMREAAYPDGWLCLAVVLL comes from the exons ATGGCCTCCATCCCCCAAGCCCTCTGGTCCGCCCAGATCCCCCTCCACATCATCCACCCCTCCCACCCCAACACGCCTCTCATCACCTCCCTGCCGCGCTTCTCCTaccttgccctcctcgtcccgcgctgctcctccttcttccgcGCCCCGGTCTCCGCCTTCCACCATGAGGACCTGCTGCTCCGGAACCTGcccctcggcctgctcgtcgaCCTCTACCAGCCCCCGCTGCCCTGGCGCCTCACcgtcagcgacggcgacagctGGGACATTGGCGACACCTTTCTCAACTGCGTCAAGGAG GCAGACTTCGTCCGCTACGGCAACGCAAAACGCATCATGTCCCTCTCCAAGGCCGACACCTCGGCCCTCTGGAACGCCGTCCGCGACAACGACCACGCCTCCTTCGCCAAGATCaacgccctcctcctcaacgcCCCGACACCCCTCCGCAACGTGCCCCTGCGCGTCTAcatcccctcctcgccgcccccgcccccctcgTCAGCACTGGCGGCTCCTGCGGcagcctcgtcctcgccgtcacctACCCCGGACTCACCGCCCCcggctcccgccgccgccgccgccgaccagCCCCCCTCCACGGGCGCCTTCAAGGTCCTCCAGGCCCTTGTGCCTCCGACCGTCCCGGGCACCCGCTCCACCCCGCAGACGCTCGGCCGCGCCCTGCAGTCCCATTTGCcgtccctcttcccctcgaGCCGCGACCCGgtcctcgccaacgtcgTCCTCCACGGCTCGCCCGTGCCCTTCTCCGCTCCGCTCGAGGACCTCATGCGCGAGGCCGCCTACCCGGATGGCTGGCTCTGCCTCGCCGTCGTGCTGCTGTAA